A portion of the Artemia franciscana unplaced genomic scaffold, ASM3288406v1 Scaffold_1263, whole genome shotgun sequence genome contains these proteins:
- the LOC136042415 gene encoding craniofacial development protein 2-like yields the protein MGFWNVRTMNQLSKTEQVLKEMRQYLIDILVLSEIRWTGNGLEKFSDGYVMAYSGHPSVHRAGVGLLMSPLAHKAMTNWNPVNERIMTARFVSNHTKMTIIACYAPTNEADEEEKDAFYNMLHSVTKDVPRHDVLCVVGDLNAKVGADRQYCPEVLGPHGMGEINENGTLLIDYALSNDLLLSAFYVLWSNILCSTIKRFTSTHGCPPTAERRIKLTISSCQDFGEVAYVT from the coding sequence ATGGGTTTTTGGAACGTGAGAACGATGAACCAGTTATCCAAGACAGAGCAAGTTCTTAAAGAGATGAGACAATACCTCATCGATATACTCGTTCTCAGTGAAATAAGGTGGACTGGAAATGGTTTAGAGAAGTTCAGTGATGGATATGTCATGGCATATAGTGGTCACCCTTCCGTCCACCGCGCTGGTGTAGGACTTCTGATGTCGCCACTTGCACACAAAGCAATGACAAACTGGAACCCAGTTAACGAACGTATAATGACAGCTCGCTTCGTATCAAATCACACAAAAATGACCATCATCGCATGCTACGCTCCAACAAACGAAGCTGATGAAGAGGAGAAAGATGCTTTCTATAACATGCTACACTCGGTCACCAAAGACGTTCCCAGGCATGATGTACTCTGCGTGGTTGGCGATCTAAATGCTAAAGTTGGTGCAGACCGCCAGTACTGCCCTGAAGTTCTGGGCCCACATGGCATGGGAGAGATAAATGAGAATGGCACACTGCTAATCGATTATGCACTAAGCAACGATTTGTTGCTTAGtgcattttatgttttatggtCGAACATTTTATGTTCGACCATAAAACGATTCACAAGTACACATGGGTGTCCCCCGACGGCCGAACGAAGAATCAAATTGACCATTTCCTCATGTCAAGACTTTGGAGAAGTAGCCTATGTGACGTGA